The Arachis ipaensis cultivar K30076 chromosome B03, Araip1.1, whole genome shotgun sequence region NNNNNNNNNNNNNNNNNNNNNNNNNNNNNNNNNNNNNNNNNNNNNNNNNNNNNNNNNNNNNNNNNNNNNNNNNNNNNNNNNNNNNNNNNNNNNNNNNNNNNNNNNNNNNNNNNNNNNNNNNNNNNNNNNNNNNNNNNNNNNNNNNNNNNNNNNNNNNNNNNNNNNNNNNNNNNNNNNNNNNNNNNNNNNNNNNNNNNNNNNNNNNNNNNNNNNNNNNNNNNNNNNNNNNNNNNNNNNNNNNNNNNNNNNNNNNNNNNNNNNNNNNNNNNNNNNNNNNNNNNNNNNNNNNNNNNNNNNNNNNNNNNNNNNNNNNNNNNNNNNNNNNNNNNNNNNNNNNNNNNNNNNNNNNNNNNNNNNNNNNNNNNNNNNNNNNNNNNNNNNNNNNNNNNNNNNNNNNNAAGTTATCTTAAATTTATGCACATCCTGAATAAATATTCActaaattaatataaatatatacatatatttatttaGAATCATCTAATTATCTCAACATCAAGAAAATAAATAcgtaaatacataaataaatgctAATTATTATTaaccaaataaataataaaatacaacCTTCTcttaaatttaactaaataaaGACATAAACAAATGCTAATTATTTTACATGTCACATGTCATACATGTAACTAATTAATCGATCGACAATATAAATTATAACAAAATTTTAATCCTTCGTATAAATATAAGTAATCTGCATACATTAATTAAATAAAGACATAAACAAAtgctaattaattatatttttacatGTCATACATGTAACTAATTAATCGATCGACAATATAAATTATAACAAAATTTTAATCCTTCGTATAAATATAAGTAATTATGTATCTGCATACATATATTCAGGAAATTTCAGAACATGCATGACTTCCAAATCTAAAGCGCGTATGAAACATAGCTCCTCAAACGGATGTCAATTTGCTAGTGTATTTGTCACTTCTGCCACATTTGCCTCCATAGTGTCGTCAGCTTGATTTTCCGTCTCCATCTGAACTAACGACTTCGTAATTGCTTTTAAACTCTTCCTCACTTTCACTATTATAATATTTCCGTTCAATATTTCGGTCGGCTTCAAATTGTTCGAATTCAACATACAACTCAATGAACGACATTTGAGAGCGactttcaatatacattgaaaacatctcttcCATGCTCGCTTTATCAGttacatatttggtttgaaattgaacgAATCCACGCTAAATACTGGTATAGGATATCTGTATAAAATACACGATATTCTCCTTGACATTTcagaatctatcttctcacaaatcacacattttagttcttcaaatgagattgtgagtggaataacaatatctaatgaattttcacaaataaatttcacTCTTTTAGATGTTTTTAACAAAATGTGATCAAAATAATATACTTTTAATACGACTTTATCATCCTTTTTTTCCCTCACATAAATATGAACTTCACTGTCGTAAATTTttttcaagcacaaacaaaaaaGATAGTTCTGGAAGAAGAGAGATCTATCAAGTCGGATACGAATTgcacatatatatataacaaatcgATTAGTCCGATTTTTATTgacacattaaaaaataatttccaATAAACAAATAGAACGATCAGATTATCTAAAtgcaaatttaaatttttttttcacataaaTCAGACCGTATAATTTATGTATCTACTTTTACTAACAAAAAAATTAGACGATCCAATTTTTTTTCCTACATTTCAAAAAAGCAGCCACCATATTCAGGTCTAGCACTCCTAATCTAAATAACAAGACACAACACATACAATATGCATATCCAAAAAATGAGCCTGCATAATTCAATGTCATGCAAATTAGAATAGTTACAAATAACATTTATTATGCATAGAAAAAAATCTGGTTTATAATTCTGATGAGAACCAgatttattaaaaaagaaaaattaattgttTGATCTGGCCATGGGGTCATATTCATATGAAAGACACAGAGACTTTTCAATTTATGTGATTGTGGGGGACAagtgaaaaagatggagcaaattACTTAGCCCTCTAAACCTGCTATGCTATGAAGAGTGCTATGCAGAAACAGTTTCTGTGAGAGTGAGAGTGTGATGCTGCTTTTGGAagtattttcaaatttaatttgatcATACATTTCTCTATGATTGTTGGTTCCCAGCTGTATATGGACCCCTTTATTCTTCTGTCTTCTCTCTTAGTCCCATTCTTCAATTCTCCTATGTtcttattattttcattttttctttttatgtatGTCTACACACCCTTAATTCCCATCCTTTTCCTACCACCTTTCCTTCAACCAATGTCTCCTCACATCTccttataaaataataataaaagtcctatttttgttttgttcttcttattattattttcctTATTGGAATTGTTGTTTGTGAATGTTGTTCCCactatattattattaattaacattATATCTCTAAATATCATAATTATATTCAACTATATGCCAGATAGtaaataaaattaactaaatgaaaaaataaaatatttttccctAAAGTAAAATGGAGACTACTTTGGTTTGATTCTTTGTTTTCTGTCTATTGGAtttgatataaataaaagaaaataattattattgtttATTATTTTACTGCAAGTTGTTAACTTTTTAAGTTCTATAAATTCCTGAGACGAAACACACATACTCCCCTTccactttcttctcctctcttctcatcTCTTCATTCATTCACACCTTTCtagatatttttcttttgttctccataataataacaacaataataatataatcATATATTCATATATGGTCCCTcatatctcttcttcttcttcttctttaccaACCCTTTCTTAGCTTCCACATGCTCTTGAGCTGcttccttcttcttcatcaaACAGAGTTTGAAACCCCTtagatttcttcttgttttgaagGGAATTTTGAAACGGATTTTAAATGTCCAACATCTTGTTGTTGATGTTTGATATTCATGTATCCGATTCTCAGTGAGATCTTCCTTTCCGGGTGTATGATCAATTCCACTGTTAGGCGCAGGACCCATCTTGTTCAATCTTTCTCCGTTGCTTTCCTCTACTGGCTCTACTACGTTTCATGATTCTTAATTAACCTTCTTCACCTATTTTAATTTCCCACTacatattataataaaataacaaaatctcttcaataaaaatttataaattttccGTTTTTGTTTCTGGGTCCTGCCGTCGTTCGTTCGTGTTCTGTGTCCGTGTTAGTGTCCGTGTTTTAGAGTCTTTCTTGATAACATAACCAATATATATTACTTCTATGGCGTCTTCAAGTGGAACATCTTCAGGTTCATCAACTCTTGTGCTTCAGAACTCGGGTTCTGAGGAGGAGTTGCAGGCTTTGATGGAtcaaaggaagaggaagaggatgatATCAAACCGCGAATCGGCGAGGAGGTCGAGGATGAGGAAGCAGAAGCACCTTGACGATCTTGTTTCTCAGGTGGCAACGTTAAGGAAGGAGAATCAACAGATCCTCACAAGCGTCAACATCACTACGCAGCAATATCTGAATGTTGAGTCGGAGAATTCAGTTCTTAGGGCTCAGGTTGAGGAACTTAGTCACAGGTTGGACTCACTCAATGAGATCATTGACTTCTTGAATGCCAATAACACTAGCAATGGTGTTTATGGTTCTTCTTCTTCAGGAGGGTCATTCATGGAGCCAGTTAATAGCTTCTTCAACAACTCTTTGAACATGGCCTTTCTCAACCAACCCATTATGGCCTCAGCATCCGACATGTTACAATACTGAGGCCGGTTTGGTAATTGTCTCAAGACAGAAAATACAGAGATACTGAAACATACATAAATAGAGACTTAACTTTTTCGTCTTGTCTCTAGTTTAATATCTCTCTATTTTTCTTATCTTGAGATCTGGATTTTGGGAGTCTATAGATGAATTGAGGGGTATTATTGGTTTTTCAATTTAAGGTTCTTGAGTCTGTTGTTGAGAAATTGTAATCACTCTATCAATGGTGATAGTGATGATAAGTTTATTTCTCTAAGGAATAATGAATGAAATGTGTATCATAAAAAAAAGGTGAGGGTTGTTAGGTGCTGTTCCTGGTTCTGTAAAAAAATGAggcactattattattattattgttgttggtgTTGTCATCTTCCTCTGTTATATATTAATTATGAATTTATTATGATGATGGTAATTAATGTTGACCAAGTTCTCTATATATATTTCACCcgttcatttttatttattttttaatgaattGTGTGTTTTGATCCTTATATAGTTTAATTTGTAGTGATTAATATGCTGAAATCATGTGTTTGTTTGACTAAAAGACAATTTTTGCAATTTGCATTTGAATGTTTGTGAAAGTGGACAAGCATGAATTGAACTTTTAATAATATCAATTCTCTTTGGACGTGTGCGCACATTGTATATATGATGTATAAATGAATATATCCAAGTATACGTCTCTGTTCTCTCTGTATTGTATTATTTTGACTACTTTCTAATGTATTTTTCaagtttttaattaaaacaaattagaCCCATTTAACAAATTTAACTGTTTTAATTGATTTTATCGATTTACTATTGATTtttgcaatattttttttatttgacccGAATTAATTAAGCAATTAATTTGCGAATAATTAAATagtaaaataacaaataaatttttgagaatttacactttaaataaattaattcttaaaaaaataccaataaaattttttaagataaCAATGTGGATAAAGTAGTTAAAATTAAGACCCTCACTAGTCACTACCCTAATTATAAgaaaatggatcctctcaatttttttaaataattgaaaGATTAAAGTGTAATTTCTAACCGTTCAATGTTTTTTCTCTCATGTTTTCTTTTGattccacttataaaattaatggtaagAATTCACACTTTACTCccttaattgttaaaaaaaaaattgaaagaatcaATTCCCTAATAATAGAGACTAATTTGAAGGTAGTGTCTCTACATTTGCTATTCTAAAAGACTTTATTAATACTTTTTTCTTTAGAAATTAATAtgtccaaaatataaattttcacaaatttatttgtcactttactcttttaattaaTAATCTGGTTCAACCAGGTATCCTTTAAGCTTGGTCCTTTATTCAAGcttttattacaataatttaaaaaaattaaaacaaatacatCCAATAAATTTGGTgtccttttaaaattaaatacacatccaaaatataaactaaataaaattgaaattgaaattttaaaattcctATTTCGATTTTAAGATTTTTAATTACTAATcgattataatttaaatacacatccaaatataaaaattttagatttatgattttggatatgttttaaaaatattttgtatataacttaataattttaaatgtgttacaattaaaaaatcaatcattttaaatttatgattttaaatgtgtttcaaaaatattttgtatataacttaagaattttaaatatgttataattgaaaaaaattaatttttatgaacATATAATCTACATCTTTCGAATAATGAGCACACTTATTTACAGTTGATTTATAGATGTGTCAATCAATTATTTAttgtaaaattttataaatttaaatggaTAAACAAATTATTTTAACACGAATTTTGGAtatgttaataaaataattagcgttcattcttataattttggaagtgtatttttgaattttaaattctacttgtataattttaaatatattcgAAAAGCATTTTGTATATAATTGTATTATTTTAAATGTGTTGTAAATTtatgtaattaatttatttttaaaattagttaaatacgaaacaataaaaaattttgcttttttttttatttgatactTTGATTTTTTTTGAGAGATTCATTCAAATAAattgaaatatatatttttttatttgcagCAACTTTATTATTGAGATCGAATAAGATTAAGTTAGTACTATTATACATACtaaattattatattctttcttctTCGTCGTGTGCATAAATTACATATGGACATGGCAGGGGAAAACAAAACGGTAAAAACACAtcgcaaataataataataacaaataaaagaaaaagaagttgtTTTACTCTAAAAAGAGAAAGAATCGACAAGTGAacagaaaaattgataaaaaaaataaacattgtACGTGATAAATGGTGATGATAAAGATAACCGTTATAATAGGagatagaaattaaaagaaaaataaaagaaaaattattttatttgtagAGAANNNNNNNNNNNNNNNNNNNNNNNNNNNNNNNNNNNNNNNNNNNNNNNNNNNNNNNNNNNNNNNNNNNNNNNNNNNNNNNNNNNNNNNNNNNNNNNNNNNNNNNNNNNNNNNNNNNNNNNNNNNNNNNNNNNNNNNNNNNNNNNNNNNNNNNNNNNNNNNNNNNNNNNNNNNNNNNNNNNNNNNNNNNNNNNNNNNNNNNNNNNNNNNNNNNNNNNNNNNNNNNNNNNNNNNNNNNNNNNNNNNNNNNNNNNNNNNNNNNNNNNNNNNNNNNNNNNNNNNNNNNNNNNNNNNNNNNNNNNNNNNNNNNNNNNNNNNNNNNNNNNNNNNNNNNNNNNNNNNNNNNNNNNNNNNNNNNNNNNNNNNNNNNNNNNNNNNNNNNNNNNNNNNNNNNNNNNNNNNNNNNNNNNNNNNNNNNNNNNNNNNTAGTACcagaaatttttttatataaacttattttttatttgatcgtCATACTGATAGGTGCTAGAAACTAGTGAGTATAGTAGTTGATGTGGTTGTTAGTTTAATTAGATCATAATTAAAAAGCTATGATTAATAGTAAAGCACATAGAAACATAGATTTAAGAATGGAAGATATCTATGAAAGATATATTTGTACTTGTATTGTCTAGAGAAATGATGGAGTAGCCAAGACATACGTATCTTAATTGGAGAGAAAATCCAAAAAGGGCCAGAAAACTAGAAAAGGACAAGTGGTCAAGTGGAGAGAAGTGTAGGCCATTGCATTGCACACCCCATTTGCTGCTTTTTCTCTTCATCATTAAACTGCTTGCCAACTACAAATTTTATTTAGTGCAAATTTATATTAGTccgtatatatattattttagaataaagtatatttttattttaaattttaataaaaaattttaaaatatttttaaattttattttgtaataatttttttaaaatNNNNNNNNNNNNNNNNNNNNNNNNNNNNNNNNNNNNNNNNNNNNNNNNNNNNNNNNNNNNNNNNNNNNNNNNNNNNNNNNNNNNNNNNNNNNNNNNNNNNNNNNNNNNNNNNNNNNNNNNNNNNNNNNNNNNNNNNNNNNNNNNNNNNNNNNNNNNNNNNNNNNNNNATGTgttatttaactttttatttattattaatttaatgattttttaaaataatttttaatatatgcGTTTAATTCTTATTGGTGATACAATACGAACACCATAGTGGAATATGTGATCTTAATCTTTAGTCAATATATACATCACTTTTATAACCAAAGCCTACCATCTGgttaacaaaaattttagaaCACTCGTTTATTTTTTGTTATCGACATATTTGTAAATTTCGTTTTGTATTCTGGAAGTATCACATGTTTTTTAGTTTCTCTTTTTTTGAATTTATTCTTAGTTCTCTTAGTTATTTTTTTGCCTTGAATTTATATCCTCAGATCACGGTATTTATCTCTTTCAAGTTAAGTATGCTTCTGATCTTCTTACTTGAGACGGAATTATAAATAGTCGCATTGAGTCTACTTCTCTTGAACTTAATGTTCGGTTTACTCCTATAGATGATGTTGTTTTAGATAATCCTACTCTTTATTGAAAGTTAGTTGGATGTCTCGTCTACTTGATTGTCACAAGACTAGACATCGCCTATCCAGTTCATGTTCTTAGCCAATTTTTGTCAGTTCCTCGTACTACTCATTATGCGGCAATTCTTTGCATCCTTCGCTACATTAAAGACATTCtgtttcatggcctttatttttctgcccattcatTTTTAACCCTTCAAGCGTACtcagatgctgattgggctgatgatcccactgatcgtcgttctactactgaTATATTGTTTGTTTCTTGGTGACTCTCTCATTTTCTGGCGAGCTAAGAAGCAAACATTTCATTGCTCGATCAAGCACCGAAGATGAATATCGTGCTCTCGTTAACACCACTACTGAAGTTGTCTCGATTCATTGGCTTCTCAAATACTTGGGTGCTCTTTAGTCGTCCTCAACAGATACTTTTGTGACAACCGCAGTGTTATTCAAATTACTCATAATGATATTTTTTATGAACATACCAAACACATTAAGATTGATTGTCACATTGTCCGACAACGTCTCTTTATTGATGTTGTTCGTCTCATAGCTATTTGGACTTTAGATCAGACAGTTGATATCTTCACGAAATTTCATCATCCTACTCCTTTTCGGACTCTAGTATCCAAACTCAAGATGATATCTTTAGCTCTCTTTTGAGTTTGAGAGAagatgttcataattaggatcaATAAAAATCAGTTAacatctattatatttatttagcATATACGTATATTTATTGTAGAatattacgtttttattattttaattcttctaACATCTATATATACTCTTGTACATTCTATCATTCACAATACACTAAAATAATACACCACACTTTCTTCAATTTAATCTGTTGCTTTTAACAGTAATAAATCCTACAAGTCTGTGGGTCGTTAAAGTTGCTATGCAAAGTTCTTGGAAAGGTTATGAAGATACttgttttgataaaaataaattcataaataaataaatttaaaagagaaaaaaaaaaggtgaggGAGTCAGAGATATGGTGCAATCTTCACGTGCAATGAACAAAGTTCTCAGAGCAACTGAGCAAGTGCCTTATATACATGTATAAATTGAAAGGTCAAGAACAAATCATGGTTTGCATTAAGCTTTTAATCTCCATGACTTAGCTTTTACCTTATGAATGCCATTAAAATAATAGAGAGTGACATGGAGAAGCATGTGAGAAGATACTATACATGCACAACAAAAGGTTTTGGCATGAGTAATAATgtatttttctatatataaatTAATTCCCACAAATATACCTACACAAGTTTAAGTTAATTGAAGAAAAGACTACATTGAAGTTTATGCTATTAGAAATGAAAGGAAATAAATTNNNNNNNNNNNNNNNNNNNNNNNNNNNNNNNNNNNNNNNNNNNNNNNNNNNNNNNNNNNNNNNNNNNNNNNNNNNNNNNNNNNNNNNNNNNNNNNNNNNNNNNNNNNNTATTTTTGTAGTATAGTAATTAAATATtttcaataataaattttttgtaAATACCAAAAATAACCATTGCATTTGTAtagttttatttgtattttagttACAAATGTGAATCCAACTTGATTGTAAATATAAATATGAAATCATTTTGTATGGCTTCATGAGTGATTGATCTGGTGTATGTTAATATAACATGATAATGAATAATacaaacaaaaatattatataaacagAAAAAATTATCCACTAAATTAGCTGATATGTATTTgtgtaaaaatatatttattatttaatttattattaaatatgtattttatattttaacatatattttatataNNNNNNNNNNNNNNNNNNNNNNNNNNNNNNNNNNNNNNNNNNNNNNNNNNNNNNNNNNNNNNNNNNNNNNNNNNNNNNNNNNNNNNNNNNNNNNNNNNNNNNNNNNNNNNNNNNNNNNNNNNNNNNNNNNNNNNNNNNNNNNNNNNNNNNNNNNNNNNNNNNNNNNNNNNNNNNNNNNNNNNNNNNNNNNNNNNNNNNNNNNNNNNNNNNNNNNNNTGATTAATATTTGgccaataaaaatattattatactaACTTCTAaataaatcctaaaatctaaatcttaatagtataaaaatataatttatggcCAAAAATGTTGgctaaaatattgataaaaaagtATTAGTCTCTATTATTTCTATGAAAAATGACTATAAATTTGTTAATAATGAATAAATAGATTTTAGGGTAATTTACTTGTATAAATGATTTAGAAAACAATACTATATCTGATTGTCCTAAAACCAATTTAAATACAATTTTATCCTTTTATCTTTTATGTAAATAGTGAGTTTTATAGATGATTAATATTTGTTCATAAAACACATGCAAAACCAACGATTAATCATGATGTGTACATACAAGTAAATCATGAGTTTTATGAGTGTATtagaaaaaagcaataaaaagtgtAAATTACAGTTAGATGGTCATATTTATCTACcacttatttaaaattacatGTAAAGAAAATCAAcgatcaatttattttttttcttattgttttttcgtttttatttctctttatttaTTGACACCCACACAGTAAATCGTTGactctttttctattttatttcttagctttttggCCATGTAATAAATCGTGATATGTTCTCATCATATTTtacattttctattattttttcaatACACTTATAAAACCCACAGTTTACTCCTAAGTATATATACGTATCATGATAAATCATTGGTTTTGCATGTGTTTTATAAACAAATATAAATTATCTACAAAATCTACGATTtacataaaaaatgaaaggacaAAATtagattgaaattagtttttggacGATTaggtactattgtttttctaaatatttttatttacttaTAATTAACTAATTCTTATTGTTGTTTCCTAATCTGTTCTCTTTCTAAGGAAATCTTGACATTTTGCATATGAGACAATAAATAAGATATCAACCCTAAAGTAGGTGTGTGATTCTATGGCCGTGTGAGATCTAATTTAAACAGTTTATCTCAAAACAGCCTTTGATTCTCTGATAATGTCCGATTTGATATTCTCCTTTTtagaaatgtttggtaacaaaaaaaaatcagcaaaaaacagccataatttatcttatttagcattcattaattgttgcgacaattaattaatgctaaataaggcaagttctggctgatttttttgtctacctagcattactCTTCTCTTTTTATGTAAAGAAGCTTTTCTACTCAACACatacacaaaataaataaataaataaataacaactaAAATGCTTCCACAAGGCGGAAGCATACGGAATAATCAATCTAATCAACATTATGAATTTTAACTCTAGCTTATTGGATAAATCGTTTGTATTATTGGCCTGGTCATTATTTTTCTCaagggaaaaaaaaaatgaagttaTCTACAAAAGCATTCTTGTACCGTACGTGACTTAAAAGTAGTCCATAAAATTAAAAGACAAATAAAAATGActttttagttattaaattgCTGGAATGATTCAATACCAAAAGGCTGCTAAGTGATTAAAACTGATgtctaacaaagaaaaagtaagcacGCCATCTTCTAGTTACGACGTCGTTTTAGTTCGGACCATATAAGCTAAGACCGGTTTAATTATGGCAGCCGAAAATTATATCAAATATAGACAAAAGTTTCTCGTTCTTGATGAACTTTTCTACAAGCAAATTGATCCTCATTTTCACACTGAATTACAAAAACATCATTTTTTTAATCGAGAGATTTTAAATTAACAATAAATTTTGTATTTCTATAAAAAAAGgtctaaaataaatatatatattaggaAACTCAAATTATTATTTGAAATGACTTAACCTANNNNNNNNNNNNNNNNNNNNNNNNNNNNNNNNNNNNNNNNNNNNNNNNNNNNNNNNNNNNNNNNNNNNNNNNNNNNNNNNNNNNNNNNNNNNNNNNNNNNNNNNNNNNNNNNNNNNNNNNNNNNNNNNNNNNNNNNNNNNNNNNNNNNNNNNNNNNNNNNNNNNNNNNNNNaaaacttttattatttttatttaaaataaatattatttaattttatgttactataagttttttttttcaaagacagAGAAACTCAAACTTATTATTTTTAAGTGAGTATGAGAATATTATACTATTTGAGTTATAGCTCGTTGATTTATGTTACTATAAGTTTATTTTTAAGGAACATGGCAAAATTATGCAATAAATTGAGAAATTGAGGCTCTATATAGTCTATAGTTCTCTCAAGATTCCCACATCTTATATTCGCTTCTATTGGATAATGAAGACAAACTAAACACAATAATTAAGTGATTCTTTTATAAATTTTCTATCTCTAAGTTTGTCTTTGAACGCCTCATTTTTCTCCCGCAAAAGCCAAAAAGATTATTGTAATAAAGGGGTATAATCAAATAATGCCCAAGTCACATACCATGTAGTATAtagatattttcttaaaaaaaaaattatatttgtatATACAGTTTTGTGGCAACTTACGCAACTTAAGTCTCTTTTAATTAATCCTCTTTTGAAGAAGAGTAGTAACCATTAAAGATTGTTGATTGTTATGTCAACCCACAACTTTGCAATATAATAGACAAGAGCAGCACCACAAAAGCATGTCTTTATTTGAAATTGAGATAAATGATTAATTtactataaatttaaattatttaaaaatttattactgacaaaaaattagaataaattagAATGCAACAAATTAAACAAGAACAATACATTAGAATGctcaaaataatattaataaaaaaggtTTAGATAATTATATTGAAATAAATGGTAAAGTAGGTATGGTCGCGGTGGTGATTAGTTATATTAGTAAAATATCAAAGCATTCAAATTAAAAGAGGTTGCCACAATGCAAAAATAGTGAGTGCATGCAAGAGCAGGATCTGACATTAATTAACCATTATTCTGTGAGTATAGTGCTACTATAAAGTAATTAATTAAGGGATGCAGCTTTAAAAAGTGGTTAAATCTAAACA contains the following coding sequences:
- the LOC107628862 gene encoding bZIP transcription factor 11, with product MASSSGTSSGSSTLVLQNSGSEEELQALMDQRKRKRMISNRESARRSRMRKQKHLDDLVSQVATLRKENQQILTSVNITTQQYLNVESENSVLRAQVEELSHRLDSLNEIIDFLNANNTSNGVYGSSSSGGSFMEPVNSFFNNSLNMAFLNQPIMASASDMLQY